From Acropora muricata isolate sample 2 chromosome 14, ASM3666990v1, whole genome shotgun sequence, one genomic window encodes:
- the LOC136898766 gene encoding uncharacterized protein, producing the protein MALPKTTSMRSRCSTRRDHVLNLLPPLTVPNKEESTMHDRLFDEKPPAKNYPENFPSKTLRHLGSWTFYSTPTKGEIALLDKNMYHLGKDTENTGSDIKAPTAHDGNINERKMQDVSNYKKGPEASVTRTAKVDLQKQEVNLPQKEKSTKILKDTSSFTSKSTRSISQDSNFLQNIKHARRAGWKHNVEKEKKTIIRQSSFNNSINRQRSKIQIGNRRSPLSEVGLKLKKSRGKVLGGAHIGLEIDKGGLELTVEGYNMLVPDAREVQGKADKCNGDTTRALVEEVLKNHNVNQKSFTKKENNPNCGTASPDMHRGTSDGGAVSVQKPTTKVKSTVIKIPLQENERMDENDTTVSQPVNDLGFHSTGDNLELKTYVKENDHKGKKTGICCDFAEKEETQSKHFSINKGKLDKKKRHKSSRKVKKNGRKA; encoded by the coding sequence ATGGCCCTACCCAAAACCACTTCAATGAGATCACGTTGTTCAACACGCCGCGATCACGTACTGAATCTTCTTCCACCGCTGACGGTACCAAATAAAGAGGAAAGTACCATGCACGATCGTTTGTTCGATGAAAAACCACCAGCGAAAAACTACCCGGAAAATTTTCCAAGTAAAACGCTGCGTCATCTTGGTTCCTGGACATTTTATTCCACACCCACAAAAGGAGAAATTGCTTTACTTGATAAAAATATGTATCACTTGGGCAAAGACACCGAAAACACAGGAAGTGATATCAAGGCACCCACAGCACACGATGGAAATATCAATGAACGTAAAATGCAAGACGTTTCTAATTACAAAAAAGGACCAGAAGCATCCGTCACAAGGACTGCGAAAGTTGATCTACAAAAGCAAGAGGTTAATTTgccccaaaaagaaaaaagcactaAAATACTAAAGGACACGTCCTCTTTCACGTCGAAATCAACACGCAGCATATCTCAAGACTCGAATTTCTTGCAAAATATAAAACACGCACGGCGCGCGGGTTGGAAACATAAtgttgagaaggaaaagaagacaATCATACGACAGTCAAGTTTTAATAACTCAATCAACAGACAACGAAGTAAGATACAAATTGGTAATAGACGAAGTCCATTGTCTGAAGTAGggttaaaactgaaaaaatcccGAGGTAAAGTTCTCGGAGGAGCCCATATTGGTTTAGAAATTGACAAAGGCGGCCTGGAGCTGACAGTTGAAGGGTATAACATGTTGGTACCAGACGCCAGGGAGGTTCAAGGCAAGGCTGACAAATGTAATGGGGACACAACTCGAGCATTAGTTGAAGAAGTCCTCAAAAATCACAACGTGAACCAAAAGTCatttacaaagaaagaaaataatccAAACTGCGGCACAGCATCTCCTGACATGCACAGAGGAACTAGTGATGGTGGTGCAGTTTCAGTACAAAAACCAACTACAAAGGTGAAAAGCACAGTTATAAAGATTCCATTGCAAGAAAACGAAAGGATGGACGAAAATGACACGACAGTTTCACAACCAGTGAATGATTTAGGCTTCCACAGCACAGGAGATAATTTGGAGTTAAAAACATATGTAAAGGAAAATGAccataaagggaaaaaaactggCATCTGCTGTGATTTtgcagaaaaagaagaaacgCAAAGTAAACATTTCAGTATCAATAAAGGAAAATTAGATAAGAAAAAACGCCATAAGTCGTcaagaaaagtaaaaaagaatGGAAGAAAGGCATGA
- the LOC136898775 gene encoding large ribosomal subunit protein mL55-like gives MAALLRAKFGLIRRNLLFEKSFNISIRFKRRSSVCNAAITRTPKATYPRTYKVRLVQPDGSTYSIRYEEPFKIIKQPIDPTYMTEEEKKERMNRLKPEKPKKIYELEEEEDENYNQRSWTNLIKTQTKGKS, from the exons ATGGCAGCTCTCTTGCG GGCAAAATTTGGGCTTATACGTAGGAATTTACTTTTTGAAAAGTCCTTCAACATTTCAATTCGTTTTAAAAGGAGGTCGAG CGTTTGTAATGCAGCAATTACACGGACACCCAAAGCAACATATCCTAGGACGTACAAAGTTCGACTTGTTCAACCAGATGGCTCTACATACTCGATAAGGTATGAAGAACCTTTCAAAATCATAAAACAGCCAATTGATCCCACATACATGACTgaagaggagaaaaaagaaagaatgaacCGGCTCAAGCcagaaaaaccaaagaaaatatATGAACTGGAGGAGGAAGAAGATGAGAATTATAACCAGAGATCATGGACAAATTTAATCAAGACACAAACAAAGGGAAAATCATGA
- the LOC136898769 gene encoding cystinosin-like: MTWKGFLTLTLVSSVFYRIGVHGLKLEVDSNETEVEIGKSEDLKLKLSGNKAPNISIVILIKNEKPSILEVPNKVLFNESNKYKSVHVQGHGIGKATLDCSMERNDTTHDNHGSVLVTIRVVHSMPLTVVIAVIGWFYFVAWSISFYPQVYLNWKRHSVIGLNFDFLAYNITGFVAYGLFNIGMFWIPEVKHQYFAKHPGGVNPVQTNDVFFTLHAIAITFITILQSLFYERGDQKVSLPCKVLLSCTWLFAAIAFVVTLCHKITWLTYLYYFSYIKIGVTLIKYIPQAWMNFKLKSTEGWSIGNVLLDFTGGSLSILQMFLLAYNNDDWDSIFGDFTKFGLGAISILFDVLFIVQHYCLYPPKKKYLIYEEIGENNEDSSNKDAHKSLKSVYGSSS, translated from the exons ATGACTTGGAAGGGGTTTCTGACGTTAACGCTAGTGTCTTCGGTTTTTTACCGAATTGGAG TTCATGGACTCAAGTTAGAAGTGGATTCTAATGAAACGGAAGTTGAAATTGGAAAATCAGAAGATTTAAAGCTAAAACTCAG TGGAAACAAGGCTCCAAATATTTCAATTGTGATTCTTATCAAGAACGAAAAACCATCCATTCTTGAAGTCCCAAACAAG GTTCTCTTTAATGAGTCCAATAAGTATAAATCAGTACACGTGCAAGGGCATGGAATTGGAAAAGCAACTCTTGACTGCTCCATGGAGAGAAATGATACAACTCATGATAACCATGGAAG tGTTTTGGTTACAATCAGAGTGGTGCACTCCATGCCATTAACTGTGGTCATTGCTGTGATTGGCTGGTTCTATTTTGTTGCATGGTCTATTTCGTTTTACCCACAG gtttaccttaactggaaaagGCACAG TGTTATTGGACTCAACTTTGATTTTCTGGCCTATAACATCACAGGATTTGTAGCATATGGCCTGTTTAACATTGGAATGTTTTGGATTCCCGAAGTAAAG CATCAATATTTTGCAAAGCACCCTGGTGGAGTAAATCCTGTTCAAACAAATGACGTATTTTTTACACTTCACGCCATTGCCATAACATTTATCACTAttcttcaaagtttattttatGAG cgTGGGGATCAGAAAGTTTCCCTGCCTTGCAAAGTTCTGTTGTCCTGTACCTGGTTGTTTGCTGCCATAGCATTTGTTGTGACCCTGTGCCACAAAATCACTTGGTTGACATATCTGTATTATTTCTCATATATCAAAATTGGTGTCACTCTCATAAAGTACATCCCCCAG GCTTGGATGAACTTTAAACTTAAAAGCACAGAAGGGTGGAGTATTGGAAATGTCCTTCTTGATTTCACTGGGGGATCACTGAGTATTTTACAGATGTTTCTTTTAGCTTATAACAATG aTGACTGGGATTCAATATTTGGCGACTTCACAAAATTTGGTTTGGGTGCAATTTCAATTCTCTTTGATGTACTTTTCATTGTTCAACATTACTGCTTGTACccaccaaagaaaaaatatttgatttaTGAAGAAATTGGTGAAAATAACGAAGATTCAAGCAATAAGGATGCACATAAATCCTTGAAATCTGTGTATGGTAGTAGTAGTTAG
- the LOC136898774 gene encoding ADP-ribosylation factor-like protein 16 — protein MTEVQLLLLGPEEVGKTLMLKRLQTVTAQQNLTQAQRSENLGEAPPTIPTVGVNLVTLTHNKRKYTFRELGGAMGPIWQNYFKDSSSLVYVLDSSKPTQISSSCIQFLEVLSSKDTQDMSVLLIFNKTDSPDYMSRCEISSLIRLADILACARQDITVLECSFREGTGLREILKWLHDKSSPASVTK, from the coding sequence ATGACAGAAGTACAACTGTTGTTGTTAGGTCCAGAAGAAGTTGGAAAAACACTGATGCTCAAAAGACTTCAAACGGTCACTGCACAGCAGAATTTAACCCAGGCACAACGAAGTGAAAATCTTGGTGAAGCTCCTCCGACAATTCCAACAGTTGGTGTGAATTTAGTCACTTTGACTCACAACAAAAGGAAATACACTTTCAGGGAACTCGGTGGAGCTATGGGACCTATTTGGCAAAACTATTTCAAAGACTCATCCAGTCTTGTGTACGTTTTGGACTCATCGAAGCCAACTCAGATATCTTCGTCCTGTATTCAATTCTTGGAGGTTCTTTCCTCGAAGGACACCCAAGATATGTCTGTCCTTTTGATTTTTAACAAGACCGATTCACCAGACTACATGAGTCGGTGTGAAATAAGTTCCTTAATAAGGCTGGCAGATATTCTAGCGTGTGCAAGACAAGATATTACAGTTTTAGAGTGCAGCTTTAGAGAAGGAACAGGATTACGTGAAATCTTGAAATGGCTGCATGATAAGTCATCCCCGGCAAGTGTTACAAAATAA